A region from the Candidatus Hydrogenedentota bacterium genome encodes:
- a CDS encoding sigma 54-interacting transcriptional regulator → MESTSDNRFDPWFAAGLLIDVASEQSLENLFQRFVRRGAQLVDFVQVWLIDKGDRCETCPYRAICADQTRCLHLVAAEGRSALGPATGPRPFENLNTRVPLGAGSIGESAVTNVPIFGKVSDTPTASLVGTQWMLQEGVQEYLVGPIRFKGEVLGISAGFVRGKWPEDYHPWGQVFSDQLGAAIANAQAFQEIHRLKAQLELQNSYLEEAVIEAKAFGDLVGQSAPLRHIVSQIDLVAPTEASVLILGETGTGKELVAHEIHRRSGRKEGPLVRVNCASIPRELFESEFFGHVKGSFTGALKDRAGRFETADGGTIFLDEVAEIPIDIQNKLLRVLQEKRYERVGDDRTRRADVRIIAATNRDLKQAVAAGRFREDLYYRLNVFPIHVPPLRERLDDVPALAKHFVELSSRDLKCAQPRLSRTSVTKLQSYDWPGNVRELRNVIERAVILARGGTLDFDLPISDQPALPVLSAADHPDDESQPEFLTEVELRRRERDNLRIILEKTNWKIKGPDGAAELLGVNPTTLLSRMDKWGLKRHPS, encoded by the coding sequence ATGGAATCGACCAGCGACAATCGTTTCGACCCCTGGTTCGCGGCAGGACTGCTCATAGATGTTGCCAGCGAACAATCGTTGGAGAATCTGTTCCAAAGATTCGTCAGACGCGGTGCGCAACTCGTGGACTTTGTCCAGGTTTGGCTGATTGACAAGGGTGACCGATGCGAAACGTGCCCGTACCGAGCCATATGTGCCGATCAGACTCGCTGCCTACACTTGGTTGCGGCAGAGGGTAGATCTGCGTTGGGTCCAGCTACAGGGCCACGTCCCTTCGAGAATCTCAATACGCGCGTGCCGCTGGGGGCGGGCTCAATCGGGGAATCTGCCGTTACAAACGTACCGATATTCGGGAAGGTCTCGGATACTCCAACAGCTTCACTGGTTGGTACGCAGTGGATGCTCCAAGAAGGAGTGCAGGAGTACTTGGTAGGCCCGATTCGGTTCAAAGGCGAAGTTCTTGGCATATCAGCAGGATTCGTTCGTGGGAAATGGCCGGAGGACTATCATCCGTGGGGACAGGTCTTTTCGGACCAGTTGGGTGCGGCAATTGCCAACGCACAGGCCTTCCAGGAGATCCATCGCCTCAAGGCACAATTGGAGCTACAGAATTCGTATCTCGAAGAGGCGGTCATTGAGGCGAAGGCGTTCGGCGACCTTGTCGGCCAGAGCGCTCCCCTAAGACATATCGTGAGTCAAATCGATCTGGTGGCGCCGACGGAAGCTTCCGTGCTTATTCTTGGCGAGACGGGTACCGGCAAAGAACTGGTGGCGCACGAGATTCACCGGCGCAGCGGGCGCAAAGAAGGTCCACTGGTTCGAGTCAATTGCGCTTCCATTCCGCGGGAACTGTTTGAGAGTGAGTTCTTCGGCCATGTGAAGGGCTCGTTTACAGGAGCGCTGAAGGATAGGGCAGGACGTTTTGAGACTGCGGACGGCGGGACGATCTTCTTGGACGAAGTGGCCGAGATCCCAATCGACATTCAGAACAAACTGTTGCGGGTGCTTCAGGAAAAACGCTACGAACGTGTTGGGGATGATCGCACGCGTCGCGCCGATGTGCGGATCATCGCGGCAACCAATCGCGATCTGAAGCAGGCGGTCGCTGCCGGGCGGTTTCGTGAAGATCTCTACTACAGACTGAACGTCTTCCCTATCCACGTTCCACCACTACGGGAACGATTGGATGACGTCCCAGCACTGGCAAAGCACTTTGTCGAACTCTCGAGCCGGGACTTGAAATGCGCGCAACCTCGGTTGAGTAGAACTTCGGTCACGAAGCTGCAAAGCTACGATTGGCCCGGCAACGTTCGCGAACTACGCAACGTGATTGAGCGCGCGGTTATTCTTGCGCGTGGCGGCACGTTGGATTTTGACCTGCCAATATCGGATCAACCTGCGCTTCCGGTACTGTCAGCCGCAGATCACCCAGACGACGAGAGTCAGCCCGAGTTTCTCACCGAGGTTGAACTCCGGCGACGTGAGCGCGACAACCTTCGGATAATACTTGAAAAGACCAACTGGAAGATTAAGGGCCCCGATGGCGCCGCGGAACTCTTGGGTGTAAACCCCACTACATTGCTCTCGCGCATGGACAAATGGGGACTTAAGAGACATCCTTCTTAG
- a CDS encoding thioredoxin, with amino-acid sequence MDGILRNSRPLQVDSANFDLEVLQSELPVLVAFSTEWSRPCHTLEPVLDEIAGLFSETLKVVRVNADENPDLGLSYGIRAVPTLVFFVDGKVKGEVVGTATRTAILSKFEGTVDAEANSRRHPNA; translated from the coding sequence ATGGATGGAATACTCAGAAATTCAAGACCTCTTCAAGTTGATTCGGCGAACTTTGATTTGGAGGTTCTGCAATCCGAACTGCCGGTTCTGGTTGCGTTTTCGACGGAGTGGAGCCGCCCGTGCCACACGCTTGAACCGGTGCTAGACGAAATCGCCGGCTTATTTTCGGAGACGCTAAAGGTCGTGCGGGTTAACGCGGACGAGAACCCTGACCTCGGCCTCTCGTACGGCATCCGAGCCGTTCCCACGCTCGTCTTTTTCGTGGATGGCAAGGTCAAGGGCGAGGTCGTCGGGACCGCCACCAGGACAGCCATTCTATCCAAGTTCGAGGGCACTGTTGACGCAGAGGCCAATTCAAGGAGACATCCCAATGCTTAG
- a CDS encoding efflux RND transporter periplasmic adaptor subunit, with protein MLRSEDSKRPNQRVGRFGKPRWSTVVAAAATMLAAFSTLYAFTPFQTIVKERVHRTAFAAINPDSEMPDEVPFASENECVVRTQVVSSVSDSRSYVYSGEVRGRYESVLAFQAGGRIVKRNVQLGDVVHAGDVLMEIDPKDIKESVVLALAQVRAAESQMRLAEVNLARFQRLYREGAIAKVKLDQSQMEYDTVSSALEQASASYAQASNQLEYSLLRADQSGVIAGISAEVGQVIAPGMPVITLVRDGDREVEISIPENRIDSLRDVKSITVSFWALPGVELPGEIRETAPMADPILRTYKTRIRLLNAPAEIKLGMTASVRADEDDDIAPVRLIPLSAIYQEDDRPNVWVVQDGKLELRAVTLDGFEHDKLRVLNGLEDGDVVVTAGVHKLVPGQKVRVSAETLS; from the coding sequence ATGCTTAGATCCGAGGATAGCAAACGACCCAATCAAAGAGTCGGCCGCTTTGGTAAGCCGAGATGGTCGACAGTTGTCGCTGCGGCAGCCACCATGCTGGCCGCGTTTTCGACGCTCTATGCCTTCACCCCATTCCAGACGATTGTGAAGGAGCGTGTGCATCGCACAGCCTTCGCCGCAATCAATCCGGACAGCGAAATGCCCGATGAAGTTCCCTTTGCCTCTGAAAACGAGTGTGTTGTTCGCACCCAGGTCGTTAGCTCGGTCTCAGACTCGCGGAGTTACGTGTATTCCGGTGAGGTTCGCGGCCGGTATGAGAGCGTTCTGGCGTTCCAGGCCGGAGGACGCATCGTAAAGAGAAACGTGCAATTGGGGGATGTAGTTCACGCTGGGGACGTCCTTATGGAAATCGACCCGAAGGATATCAAGGAATCCGTCGTCCTCGCGCTTGCCCAAGTTCGGGCCGCCGAGTCCCAAATGCGCTTGGCGGAGGTCAATTTGGCGCGCTTCCAGCGTCTGTACAGAGAGGGGGCAATTGCCAAGGTCAAGTTGGACCAGAGCCAGATGGAATATGACACAGTCTCCTCCGCTCTCGAGCAAGCATCAGCGTCCTACGCTCAAGCTTCCAATCAGCTTGAGTACAGCCTATTGCGCGCCGATCAGAGTGGTGTCATCGCTGGAATCTCGGCGGAGGTTGGCCAAGTCATCGCCCCGGGAATGCCCGTTATAACGCTCGTTCGGGACGGCGACCGGGAAGTGGAAATCTCTATTCCAGAGAACCGGATAGACTCGTTGCGAGACGTGAAGTCCATCACAGTCTCTTTTTGGGCATTGCCCGGTGTTGAGTTGCCTGGCGAGATTCGCGAGACAGCGCCAATGGCCGACCCGATTCTGCGAACGTACAAGACGCGGATTCGGTTATTGAACGCACCGGCCGAGATTAAGCTCGGGATGACAGCATCGGTCCGCGCCGACGAGGACGATGATATCGCTCCGGTGCGGCTCATTCCGTTATCCGCCATCTATCAGGAAGATGACAGGCCAAACGTTTGGGTTGTCCAGGATGGAAAGCTCGAACTGCGCGCTGTCACATTGGACGGATTCGAACATGACAAGTTGCGCGTGCTGAACGGCCTCGAAGACGGCGATGTCGTCGTCACGGCCGGCGTGCACAAACTCGTGCCCGGCCAAAAAGTCCGGGTATCTGCCGAGACACTGTCATGA
- a CDS encoding efflux RND transporter permease subunit: protein MNSFNLTDWALKNRQIVLYFVAVVFVGGAISYMRLGRMEDPDFTIRKMVVAVGWPGASARDVEEQLTDKLEEKLQDTPGLDYLDSYSYPGKSVIYVTLKDDAVTGDEVRPVWLEVRNMVNDIWHTLPQGVIGPFLNDRFDDVFGCIYALTSDGFSMEEMRAQMEKVRRIALAVPGVRKADLVGVQPEKVYIEIDNVKLAQFGVDPGLVLHTIQAQNAMTPSGMIETSTDNVYLRVTGIFDNVDSLRDIPIRVGGMALRLSDVAKIERTYAEPAEPKFFFNGRQAIGLAISMEKGGNILTLGKNLEAMVNEVKQQLPQGMELSTVANQPEVVKESIDEFVKSLAEAVGIVLIVSFISLGLRSGVVVALCIPLVIAGVFVCMNMIGIDLHKISLGALIIALGLLVDDAIIAIEMMIVKLEQGWERSKAASFAYTATAYPRLTGALVTCAGFIPVGFSKGTASEFVGSIFSVVTIALLLSWLAAGAVTPLLGHYLVRVKPAAEGAHTDIYDTRFYGLFKRLLAWCLRHRGLVLIVTTLCFLVSLYLMGKVQQEFFPASTRPELVVDLRLPQGASMKATEDRAMAFSQRFQGDPNVESLSLYVGVGAPRFVLTSDPAHPDSNFAQVIFVAKNLETRKELSGKVKQTLEREFPEIQSNIKLIQTGPPNSYPVMLRVSGYERDKVRDLAQQVSDVMRADPNLWNVNLNWHEKSKIMRIAIDQDKARMQGIDSQTLALTLQTFVSGAPLSEYREQDRTVDIVFRVGERNRTDLSKIKDLSIPVGNGNSVALDQIAKITFEAEDGLVRRRDLKPTITVQANTVDGVLGNDATKVLFKRLSSLRATLPPGYSISVGGPLEDSIKASNWLLQPVPAMLAVILTLLMFQLKSIPKMLLTLFTAPLGIIGVSISLLLTGRPMGFVVQLGILALAGIIMRNSVILIDQIDQQLAAGQSPWDAILNATILRFRPIMLTAAAAILGMIPLISSVFWGPMAVAIAGGLLAATLLTLIVLPTMYAAVYRVRPACAEGEAPAVAAKADR, encoded by the coding sequence ATGAATAGTTTCAACCTTACAGATTGGGCCCTGAAGAATCGCCAAATCGTCCTCTACTTCGTTGCGGTCGTGTTTGTGGGAGGGGCAATTTCCTACATGCGACTCGGGCGGATGGAGGACCCAGACTTCACCATTCGCAAGATGGTTGTTGCAGTGGGTTGGCCCGGAGCAAGCGCCCGCGACGTTGAAGAACAGTTGACGGATAAGCTTGAGGAGAAACTACAGGACACGCCAGGTCTGGACTACTTGGACAGTTACTCTTACCCAGGCAAATCGGTCATCTACGTGACATTAAAGGACGACGCAGTCACTGGGGACGAGGTGCGGCCAGTTTGGCTCGAAGTCCGCAACATGGTGAATGACATATGGCACACGCTTCCGCAAGGCGTGATTGGACCGTTTCTCAATGACCGTTTTGACGACGTATTCGGGTGCATCTACGCGCTGACATCCGACGGATTCTCCATGGAGGAGATGCGCGCGCAGATGGAGAAGGTCCGTCGAATCGCTCTTGCTGTACCGGGTGTGCGCAAGGCAGACCTCGTAGGTGTTCAACCCGAGAAGGTCTACATAGAAATTGACAATGTCAAACTTGCGCAGTTCGGAGTCGACCCTGGATTGGTGCTGCATACCATCCAGGCGCAGAACGCGATGACCCCGTCGGGAATGATTGAGACCTCTACAGACAACGTATACCTGCGAGTCACCGGCATCTTCGATAACGTGGACAGTCTGCGAGACATTCCGATTCGCGTCGGAGGGATGGCGCTTCGCCTGAGTGACGTGGCCAAGATCGAACGCACGTATGCAGAACCCGCGGAGCCAAAGTTCTTCTTCAATGGGCGCCAAGCTATCGGTCTCGCTATTTCCATGGAAAAGGGCGGAAACATCCTGACTCTGGGTAAGAATCTCGAGGCCATGGTGAACGAGGTTAAACAACAACTTCCCCAAGGGATGGAGCTTTCGACGGTCGCGAATCAGCCGGAAGTTGTTAAGGAGTCTATCGACGAGTTCGTAAAGTCCCTTGCCGAGGCAGTCGGGATTGTACTGATCGTGAGTTTCATCAGCCTCGGCCTTCGTTCAGGCGTAGTAGTCGCGCTTTGTATCCCCTTGGTGATCGCGGGCGTGTTTGTGTGTATGAATATGATCGGTATCGATCTTCACAAGATTTCCTTGGGTGCACTCATCATTGCGCTGGGCCTCCTCGTGGACGATGCCATCATCGCCATCGAAATGATGATCGTGAAGCTTGAGCAGGGCTGGGAGCGTTCGAAGGCGGCATCCTTTGCGTATACGGCGACGGCGTACCCCCGGCTGACGGGAGCGCTGGTTACTTGTGCCGGATTCATCCCCGTCGGCTTTTCGAAAGGAACCGCGTCGGAATTCGTTGGCAGCATTTTCTCCGTGGTAACGATTGCGCTATTGCTTTCGTGGCTGGCAGCCGGAGCCGTGACTCCGTTATTGGGACACTATCTTGTGCGGGTGAAGCCCGCCGCGGAAGGCGCCCACACCGACATCTACGACACCCGTTTCTATGGGCTCTTCAAGCGCCTTCTGGCCTGGTGCTTGCGGCACCGGGGTCTGGTGCTCATCGTCACGACGTTGTGCTTTCTGGTGTCCTTGTACTTGATGGGCAAAGTCCAGCAGGAGTTCTTCCCCGCATCGACGCGCCCTGAACTGGTTGTGGACCTGCGATTGCCGCAAGGCGCGTCGATGAAAGCCACGGAAGACAGGGCCATGGCTTTCAGCCAACGATTCCAAGGGGATCCGAATGTCGAGAGTCTATCGCTTTACGTCGGCGTTGGAGCCCCGAGGTTTGTGCTGACGTCCGATCCCGCGCATCCGGACAGCAATTTCGCTCAAGTGATCTTTGTTGCGAAGAATCTCGAAACTCGGAAAGAGTTGTCAGGCAAAGTGAAGCAGACTCTGGAGCGCGAGTTTCCTGAGATTCAAAGCAACATTAAGTTGATCCAAACGGGACCGCCAAATTCATACCCCGTTATGCTCCGCGTGAGCGGCTATGAGCGCGACAAAGTGCGAGACCTCGCACAACAGGTCTCTGACGTTATGCGAGCCGACCCAAACCTCTGGAACGTCAACCTGAACTGGCATGAGAAGAGCAAGATCATGCGCATCGCCATCGACCAAGACAAAGCCAGGATGCAGGGAATTGATAGCCAGACCCTGGCTCTGACGTTGCAGACATTCGTCTCTGGCGCGCCTCTCAGTGAATACCGTGAACAAGACCGCACAGTCGACATCGTCTTTCGCGTTGGTGAGCGGAATAGGACCGACCTATCGAAGATAAAGGACCTGAGCATTCCGGTCGGGAACGGGAATTCCGTGGCGTTGGACCAAATCGCAAAAATTACATTTGAGGCCGAAGACGGGTTGGTTCGGCGGAGAGACCTGAAGCCTACCATTACGGTGCAGGCCAACACCGTTGACGGAGTGCTGGGGAATGACGCGACCAAGGTTCTGTTCAAACGTCTGAGCTCACTTCGGGCTACGTTGCCTCCCGGTTACTCTATCTCCGTTGGGGGACCTCTGGAAGACAGCATAAAGGCCTCGAACTGGTTGCTGCAGCCTGTTCCCGCCATGCTGGCCGTGATCCTCACGTTGCTTATGTTTCAGCTCAAGAGCATTCCCAAGATGCTGCTTACCCTGTTTACAGCCCCCCTGGGGATCATAGGGGTTAGCATCAGCCTTCTCTTGACTGGGAGGCCAATGGGTTTTGTCGTGCAGCTTGGCATCCTGGCACTTGCCGGGATCATCATGCGCAATTCCGTGATCCTTATCGATCAAATCGATCAACAACTCGCGGCAGGCCAGTCGCCGTGGGATGCGATTCTGAACGCCACGATACTTCGTTTCCGTCCAATTATGTTGACCGCCGCAGCGGCAATCCTAGGCATGATTCCACTGATTTCAAGTGTGTTCTGGGGGCCTATGGCGGTCGCTATCGCCGGCGGCCTGCTTGCAGCCACGCTGTTGACGCTGATCGTTCTGCCGACGATGTATGCGGCAGTCTATCGAGTGCGTCCCGCATGCGCCGAAGGTGAAGCGCCCGCTGTGGCCGCGAAGGCCGACCGATGA